In one window of Canis lupus baileyi chromosome 10, mCanLup2.hap1, whole genome shotgun sequence DNA:
- the LOC140640972 gene encoding olfactory receptor 13C7-like yields MDRSNQTSPVMGFILLGLSAHPKLEKTFFVLILVMYLVILLGNGVLILVTILDSHLHTPMYFFLGNLSFLDICYTTSSVPLILDSFLTPRKTIPFSACVMQMFLSFAMGATECVLLGMMAFDRYVAICNPLRYPVVMSKAAYVPMAASSWAAGITNSVVQTSQAMRLPFCGDNVINHFTCEILAVLKLACADISINVISMVVANVIFLGVPVVFIFVSYVFIIATILRIPSAEGRKKAFSTCSAHLTVVVVFYGTILFMYGKPKSKDPQGADKQDISDKLTSLFYGVVTPMLNPIIYSLRNKDVKAAMKNLVCQ; encoded by the coding sequence ATGGACAGGTCCAATCAGACCTCTCCTGTGATGGGGTTTATTCTCCTGGGCCTCTCAGCCCACCCGAAACTGGAGAAAACCTTCTTTGTGCTCATTCTCGTGATGTACCTTGTAATCCTGTTGGGCAACGGGGTCCTCATCCTGGTGACCATCCTTGATTCCCACCTGCACacacccatgtacttcttcctgggGAACCTCTCCTTCCTGGACATCTGCTACACAACCTCTTCAGTCCCCCTTATTCTTGACAGCTTCCTGACCCCCAGGAAAACCATACCCTTCTCAGCCTGTGTCATGCAGATGTTTCTCTCCTTTGCCATGGGAGCCACAGAGTGTGTGCTTCTGGGCATGATGGCATTTgatcgctatgtggccatctgtaacCCGCTGAGGTACCCTGTGGTCATGAGCAAGGCTGCCTATGTGCCCATGGCTGCCAGCTCCTGGGCAGCTGGTATCACCAACTCTGTAGTCCAGACATCCCAGGCTATGAGGCTTCCCTTCTGTGGGGACAATGTCATCAATCACTTCACCTGTGAGATCCTGGCTGTGCTGAAGTTGGCCTGTGCTGACATTTCTATCAATGTGATTAGCATGGTTGTGGCTAATGTGATCTTCCTGGGGGTCCCAGTTGTGTTCATTTTTGTCTCCTATGTGTTCATCATTGCTACCATCCTGAGGATCCCCTCAGCTGAGGGGAGGAAAAAGGCCTTCTCCACCTGCTCTGCCCACCTCACCGTAGTGGTTGTCTTCTATGGGACCATCCTCTTCATGTATGGGAAGCCCAAATCCAAGGACCCCCAGGGGGCAGACAAGCAGGACATTTCAGACAAGCTCACCTCCCTCTTTTATGGGGTGGTGACCCCCATGCTCAACCCCATCATCTACAGCCTGAGGAACAAGGACGTGAAGGCTGCTATGAAGAACCTGGTATGTCAATAA